The genomic stretch GAGGTTTTACCCTACACTGAACTAAATGGTAATATATATGCATTTCAATTTTAGCGAAAACCAAGAGTTGAGAAAGAAATGGTGTTGGTTTGGATGGAACGGAGTTGTCTTATGGGGGCCTTTTTCTGTACTTTTGTTGCATCTCACCAATAGAACGAGACAATGAAGAAGATATTGCCCATGGAATCAAAGCAGGGTGGTAGATATGGAGAAGATTATGCGAGCACTATGCGATTGAGAAGTCTCATCATGCTAAAGAGTAAATTCTAAAAATCTCATGTATATTAGATTAGCTGTGGTTTATGGTAATGGGTGAAGATGTTTTCTATAGAATCAAAGCAGGGTAGTAGATATGGGCAAGATTGTGAGCTATGCAATTGAGAAGTCTCGTCATGCCAAAAAGTAAGTTCTACAAATTCAAGTATGTTAGCTATGCTTAACAGCAATGAGTGGTAGGCAGTAATCTGTAGAAAGGTGGATGTGGTGAAGCTGATTGTTTTCCATTTCAGTTCACAATAAGCTGCTTGTTCAAAAGTTAAATCGTTTTGACTTCATGGGTACCCTCTGTCCATCCAACAATGTTGGGGGAGCTGTAGTGGTTACAATAGGTGAAGTTTGTTTTACAGCTGTGATGAAAAAGATCAATGCAGTCTTCTACAATGATAATGTTGGGGCTCTCATGAACATGGAGTAAGGAAGTATATTACAGTAGACAGGTTGATCGCTTCTGGCCAGACAATAATTATTCTACTGATATTTTGTAAGAAGGCAATGCCAACTGCCATGTTGTGAGTATTGTTAGTGTGTTGGTGGAAATGATACGAAAAAATCATATTGAGTTTATGAGAGTGACAGTACGAGAGAATGCAGCCCCTCCTTCCCCTCTCCTTTTGTGTTACTGATGAATGTGCTCTTGATATCTCTGTTTGTTGAAATTTCAGGTTCCCTGCATGCTGTTTCTTCTTGagaactcatttttttatttgccttgTTTGCCTTTTATCattgatttgtttaattaactTGTTAGTGTTATTACAGCTGAGGAGGTTGATCTCTCCCAGGACATGCAGCAATGGGAAGCACTGTCTGATTCAGAGCAACACTTCATAAGCCATGTGCTGGCATTTTTTGCTGCATCTGATGGGATTGTTTTGGAAAATTTGGCTGCAAGATTTCTAAATGATGTTCAAATTCCGGAGGTGAATTTCTTGGCTAAGCTCCTAAGAATCTTTTGTTACCTTTTCAGTTACGGGTATATTCATGCTCTACCTGGATTTTGATCTCATTTTAAATATCATGCTTGCTTCAAGTTGTTTATTGTGTGTTGAATGCAATCACCCAATACTGCTTCTGACAATCTGTGACCACTTCATATTCATTTTAAGCTGATTCTTTGTGGTCTAGGTGTTGTCAAGGATGCATATTTTGAGCAATCAGCTTCTGGTTTTTCCAAGCTGACGGTctaataataagatattttctttGTCTCAGGCCCGGGCATTCTATGGATTTCAAATTGCAATGGAGAACATTCATTCTGGTAGAGTTTTGTGAGTGAAGTTAGTGGATTTTTCTCTTGTGGTGCATTACAAACATCATGATTCGGAAGATTTATGTTTCTCATCTTCAGAGATGTATAGTTTGCTTTTGGAGACATACATCAAGGACTCAAGGGAGAAGCATAGGTTGTTCAATGCTATTGAAAACATTCCTTGTGTGGCTGAGAAGGCAAAGTGGGCATTGGATTGGATCCAGAGGTGTACAACATTCTTCTCTGATACTTTTAAAACAGTAAATAAAAACTCTGCTAAGAGGATTAGAAGTGCTTTGTGAGCTTGTGTTCCTGCTGAAACACATGCTTTCAATGATTTCTCACTCTTCTCCATTTTTCAGTTCCATGGTTTTTGCAGAGAGACTTGTTGCTTTTGCTTGTATTGAAGGAATCTTTTTCTCAGGAAGGTAATGATCTTTAAATATTACAACAAAAATACTGCTATATGTTATTTGTGATATTtgatctttgtttcttttttcctctgttGGCATTCATATCGCATATTAAGATTATATACGATGTTTGTATATTGTCGGTCTCAGCTTCTGTGCCATTTTCTGGCTTAAAAAGAGAGGCTTGATGCCAGGTTTGACATTCTCAAATGAACTAATATCTAGAGATGAGGGGCTGCATTGTGACTTTGCTTGCCTTCTTTATAGGTTagatttttctctcttgtttgtttttctttatatatattttaattgttgacTTTAATACTTGAGCCACATCGATGCACAGATCTCCTCGTGTTTCTAATATAATGGGAAAAACATTTACTGGAAACAtctatgtttttgttgtttacAGTTTGTTGCAGAGGCAACTTCATTGGCAAAAAGTTTACCATATTGTTGGTGAAGCAGTGGAAATTGAGACCAAGTTTGTCTGTGAGGCCTTGCCATGTGCATTGATTGGCATGAATGCCACACTGATGAGCGACTACATAAAGTTTGTTGCTGACCGTCTTTTGGTATTTCTTCATTGATATCCTGCCCTTCTTTTTCGTCATTCATCATCAGAAAAGGAAATTTACAT from Populus alba chromosome 8, ASM523922v2, whole genome shotgun sequence encodes the following:
- the LOC118061093 gene encoding ribonucleoside-diphosphate reductase small chain A isoform X2, with translation MQLRSLVMPKTEEVDLSQDMQQWEALSDSEQHFISHVLAFFAASDGIVLENLAARFLNDVQIPEARAFYGFQIAMENIHSEMYSLLLETYIKDSREKHRLFNAIENIPCVAEKAKWALDWIQSSMVFAERLVAFACIEGIFFSGSFCAIFWLKKRGLMPGLTFSNELISRDEGLHCDFACLLYSLLQRQLHWQKVYHIVGEAVEIETKFVCEALPCALIGMNATLMSDYIKFVADRLLVALGYQKKYNVENPFDWMEFISLQGKANFFERRVGDYQKASVMSSLQDGGKNYVFKMDEDF
- the LOC118061093 gene encoding ribonucleoside-diphosphate reductase small chain A isoform X1, which produces MGSLRNGTESERIREEDEQEPILKEQNQRFCMFPIRYKELWEMYKKAEASFWTAEEVDLSQDMQQWEALSDSEQHFISHVLAFFAASDGIVLENLAARFLNDVQIPEARAFYGFQIAMENIHSEMYSLLLETYIKDSREKHRLFNAIENIPCVAEKAKWALDWIQSSMVFAERLVAFACIEGIFFSGSFCAIFWLKKRGLMPGLTFSNELISRDEGLHCDFACLLYSLLQRQLHWQKVYHIVGEAVEIETKFVCEALPCALIGMNATLMSDYIKFVADRLLVALGYQKKYNVENPFDWMEFISLQGKANFFERRVGDYQKASVMSSLQDGGKNYVFKMDEDF